The nucleotide sequence TACCGCTTTTTCTCTAAGTTTTTTTAGGTATATATCGTACTCTCTTTTTAGTTTTTCCATATCTTTTTCTGTTAGATTTTCTTTTGGAATAAGTTTTTTCTCATCTTTTTCAATGTATATAAAGTAAGTCCCTTCCTTTGTGTCTACTTGGAAAATCTCTCCTTCTTTTCTGCTGAACACTTCTTTATCTAAATCTTCTGCAAGGTCTCCTTTTTTAACTTCTCCAAGTAATCCACCGTTTTCAGCTGTAAATTTATCGTCTGAGTATTTAGTTGCGTATTCAGAAAAGTTATTTTTATTTAGCTTTTCTTTAAGTAGTTTTACCACACTTTCATAATCTTGTCTATCTTTTGAGATGTATATCATTCTAATTTTTTTAACGTCTTCAACGCTTCCTTCCACAATTCCTTTGGTTATGTAATCTCTTAGGTAAAAGTGTAGAAATTTATTGCTTATTAAATCTCTTGTTATAAACTCTCTTAGTTTTGTATAGGATATGCCGTTTTTTTCAAGTTCTTTTTTAAATGTTTCTAAATCTTGGATGTTGTTTGCTTTTGCTATTGATAAAAGTGCGTTGTCTACCTCTTTAGGAGAGACTGATATTCCTAACTTTCTAGCTTGCTGGGATAGTAGTATAGAATCTATTATTTTTTCTTGAGCTTGTTTTTCGTCTTTTATTTTATACCACTCTTTTGCAAACTCTACGTCAGATTTTAAAACAGGCTCTCCATTAACTACTAAAACTATTTTATCAAAAAGTTGATAATCATCTAAATTTTCTGCTTTTAAAAGTCCTACAACTGATAAAACAAAGATTAAGATAAAACTAACCTTTTTCATACTTTTTCTTCCTCTTTTCTGCGTAATTTTCTATTATTTTTTGTTGATTTCTTTCAATTGCAAGGGCTTTATCTGGAACATCTTTTGTAATAACAGAGCCAGACCCTGTAATAGCCTCTTCTCCTATGGTGATAGGGGCTACTAACATTGTATCACTTCCTATAAATGCTCTATCTTTTATTACTGTTTTGTGTTTTTTAAATCCGTCATAATTGCAGGTTATAGTGCCAGCTCCTATATTTACCTCTTCTCCTACTTCTGCATCTCCTAAGTATGATAGATGTCTTGCGTTTGTTTTTCTTCCTATTACAGAGTTTTTAACCTCAACAAAGTTTCCTATTACAGCTTCTTCTTTTATAACACTGCCTCCTCTTATTCTGGCAAATGGTCCGATAACTGCGTTGTCTTGTATTTCTGAATCTTCTATGTAAGAGTTTGCAAGAATCTTTACATTTTTACCTATTTTAGAATTTTTTATAATACAGTTTGGTTCTATAACCGTTCCTTCATCTATAGAAGTTTTTCCTTTAAGTACAACATTTTGGTGTATCTCAACGTCTCTTGACAAATCTACGTCAAATTCTATCCATACAGACTGTGGATTATGGAAGGTTGTACCGTTTAAAGCCCAAAAAGTTATGTACCTTTCTTTTAGTATGTTTTCTACTCCTGCAAGCTGAAGTCTATCGTTTACTCCTAAAATCTCTGTGTAATCTGGAATTTCCAGAGCATATACATACTTTTCTTCTTGACGAAGTATCTCTATTACGTCTGTTAAATAGTATTCCTGCTGTGCGTTTTTATTTTCAAGATTTTCCAAAGCCTGTATTAAGTAAGGGGCATAGAAAAAGTATATTCCAGAGTTTACTTCGTTAATCTGCTTTTCTTGGTTGGTTGCATCTTTTTCTTCAACTACCTTTATTACTCTGTGGTCTTTGTCTTTTATAATTCTTCCATAACCGTAAGGGTTTGGAACTCTGGCAGTTAAAACAACTCCTGCTATAGACTTGTTTTCGTATCCTCTGTAGTTTGTAAGGTCTGCTCCTTCGTATCTAACAAGTGCTTTAAGGTACTCTCCTGCGTTGTGAAGAGTCTCTCCTCTTACAAGTGGTGTGTCTCCGTTTATTATTAATACGTATCCGTCAAAGTCTTTAAAGTACTCTTTTGCTGTGTAAACAGCGTGTCCTGTTCCCATCTGATTTTCTTGGTACACAAATTCACACCCATCACAGTTTACTGCGTTTATAACTTCATCTTTTTTATGTCCTACAACAATAACTGTTTTTTGAGGTTTTATCCATCTAACTGCAAAAAGACTATACCACAGCATCGGTTTGCCTAATATTTGGTGAACTACTTTAGGTTTTTCAGACTTAAAACGAGTACCTTTTCCAGCTGCCAATACAACTGCAATTAGAGGAAAATCTATCATATCTCACCTCTCAAAAACTTTTCTACATTATCAAGTATTTTAAAGATTTTATCAGATTTTAACTTATAACTTCCTCTGTTAACGATTAGTTTTGCGGTAGATGGTCTTATATTGTCAATAACTACAAGTCCATTTTCTCGCAAGGTTGTTCCAGTTTCAACTATATCAACTATAAACTTTGCAAGACCGACTAAAGGTGCCAGCTCCACAGACCCATAAAGCTCAAATATTCTTACGTTTATTCCTTTATCTGAAAAAAACTGAGCTGTTATCTTAGGATACTTTGTAGCAATATCTAAAGATGCAGGGTTTGAGAAATAAAAATCTCTGTCTTCTGGTTTTCCTGCAACTACTATATTACAGTATCCTATTTTAAGGTCTAATGGCTTGTACACGTCTGGCTGGGATTCCAGTAGAACGTCATCTCCAGCTACTCCTACGTCTGCTATACCGTTTTCTACGTAAACAGGAACATCTTTTGCCCTGACGACTAAAAATCTGTAATCTTTAGATTCTAAAATAAGCTTTCTTGTATTTTGATGTATGTCTTCTGACAGTATTCCAGATTTTTTAAGTATATCTATTGTTTGGTCAAACAGCCTTCCTTTTGGCAGTGCAAAGGTTATCTTATCCAATATCTCACCTTCCGTTAGCAAATGGTATACTTATCCAAAGCTCGTCTCTATCGTTTTCTGACTTTATCTCAACCTCTATATTTCTTGAATCAAACTGAGGATACTTTGAAAAAACCGCCACCAAATCGTCCTTCAATATATCTGCAAAGTTAGGTGGTAATCCTTTCCTTTCATAAGACAAAACCATCATCAATCTTTCTTTTGCTTTGTTTGCCGATGAATTTCTCTTGAAAAAACTGAATATTGACATTTTATTCCCCCTGAATTATCTTCCAAACAGTTTTGCAAAAAATCCTTTTTTCTCTTCAAGCTCTGTAAACGGAATATCCTGACCTTCTATTCTTTTTGCTATGTTCATAATAGCTTTGGCAGCTGGAAGCTCCTCGTGTAATACAATAGGCTCTCCTTTGTTAGTGAAGTCAACTAACTTTTCTTCATCTGGAACTATACCTATCTTTGGTATCTGGAGTATTTCTTCTATGTCTTCTACTGATAGCATCTCACCTTTTTTAACCTGATGAAGTCTTATTCTGTTTATTACTAACTTTGGCTGATTCTTCTCCATAGATTCAAGTAAACCTATTATTCTGTCAGCATCTCTTACAGAGGAAACTTCAGGGTTAACGACAACGATCGCCTCATCTGCTGGGGCTGATGCTGTTTTAAACCCTCCTTCTATCCCTGCTGGAGAGTCTATAAAGATGTAATCAAACTCATCTCTTACAGATTCAACAACTTCTACCATTTGATGTGGCTTAACTGCATCTTTATCTTTTGTTTGAGCAGCTGGCAGAAGGTATAAAGGAAGACCTCTTTTGTCTTTTACAAAGGCTTTTTGTGGTTGAACTCTTCCCTCTACAACGTCAACTATGTCGTAAACTATCCTGTTTTCAAGTCCAAGTATCATATCAAGATTTCTAAGTCCAATGTCAGCATCAATACATAGAACCTTTTTACCTAATTTTGCCAAAGCGGTAGACACGTTAGCTGTTATTGTAGTTTTTCCAACCCCACCTTTTCCCGATGTAACGACGTAAACTTTTGCCATAGATTACACCTCTACTTAATTTTTTCTATTACAATCTGGTTATTTTCTATGTATGCTTTTTCTGGCTCATTTACTTCTTCGTAAGAATCAGGAGACCTTGCTATGTAGCTTGCTATTCTAAGCTGTTGTGGCATTAGTTTTAGAGCCATTATAATTGACGTTTCATCACCATTTGCTCCAGCGTGAACAACACCCCTTAGAGCTCCCATCACAATAATACTTCCTGAGGCAATAACGTAAGCATCTGGATTTACATCACCTAATATAAGAACATCTCCGTCATACTCAACACTTTGACCACTTCTAAGGGTTTTATTAATGATTTTTAAAGATTTTTTTTCATTTACATGTTTTGGAATGTTTTTATTATCTGATTTAGTATTTTGATAACCTAAAACCTTTGTATTATGACTTTTTAAAATCTCTTCTATTTTCTTAGAGTTGTCTTGGTTTAACTCTAAGCCCATATAATCTAAAACAGCGTAAGAACCTTTAAAAACAGCAGAAGAGAGCTTCTTTTCAAGTTGATTTATATTCTCTTCTACAGACAAACTGGGGTCTAACTTTATAAGTAAAGCTGGAACTGTTAAACCTTTAATCTCAATTCCCATATGTTTTACCTTCTTGAAAATTTTAATAATTTATGCTTATCTATTCTACTGCAAAATTCATTTGGAGGTCAAAAATTATTAATGGGTGATAATTTTAATGATTATTTCGTCTATAAAGAAGGAAAACTTTACTGTGAAGATGTAAGTATTCAAAATCTCGCATCTAAAGTAGGGACTCCTTTTTACATTTACAGTAAAAAAGCTATTTTAGATCAAATAAACCAGTATAAAGAGGCTTTTAAAGATTATCCTACTTTAATATGCTACGCTTTAAAAGCAAACTCTAACTTATCTATTTTAAAAATATTTGAAGAACACGGTCTTGGAGCTGACATCGTATCAGGTGGAGAGCTCTATAAAGCAAGAAAAGCTGGAATATCTTCCAATAAAATCGTTTATGCAGGGGTAGGAAAAACAGATGTAGAAATTATGTACGCTATAAATGAAAATATTTTGTCTTTTAATGTAGAAAGTCAGATGGAGCTTGAAGTTATAAACGAGATAGCAGGAAAACAAAACAAAAAAGCGAATGTGAGTATTAGAATAAATCCAGATGTAGACCCTAAAACTCACCCTTACATATCAACAGGATTGAAAAAAAGTAAGTTTGGAATAGATATAGACCAAGCTTTAGATGTATATAAAAAAGCTGTAAAAATGGAAAACTTAAACATAGTTGGAATTCACTGTCATATTGGTTCTCAAATTATGGATGTCTCTGTATATAAAGAATCTGTAGAAAAAACTGTAGACCTTGTGTTTAAACTTAAAAAAGAAGGAGTAGAGCTTCAATTTATTGATATTGGTGGTGGTTTAGGTGTAAAATATTATCCACAGGACAATCCTCCTTCCGCCTTTGACTTAGCAAATACGGTTTTACCAATTATAAGACAGACAGGTTTAAAGTTAATAATAGAGCCGGGAAGGTCTTTGATAGCCCAAGCCGGAGCTTTAATTACAAAGGTTATCTTTACAAAAGATAAAAAAGATAAACACTTTGTTATAGTTGACTCTGGAATGAACGACCTTATAAGACCTTCCATATATAACGCTTACCATCACATAGTGACTGTTGAGGAAAAAGAGGAAAAGATGATAGCAGATATAGTAGGACCTATATGTGAAACAGGAGACTTTTTTGGATTGGATAGAGAGATAGGAAAAGTAAATAGAGGTGACCTTATAGCAATACTTACAGCTGGAGCCTACGGTAGTAGTATGGCATCTAACTACAACGTAAGACCAAAAGCTATAGAAGTTCTTGTAGATGGTGATAAGTATAAGATAATCAAAGAAAGAGAAGATTACAGTTTTATAACAAAGTTAGAAGAGGAAGTTTTATGAGAGTGTTGATTGTAGGAAACGGTGGAAGAGAACATGCGTTAGTCTGGAAAGTAAAACAAAGTCCATTAGTAAAAGAAGTTTACTGTGCTTCAGGAAACGCAGGTATAGGCAAAATAGCCACAAGGGTAAACATATCTCCCACAGACATATACAACCTTGTAAGGTTTGCAAAAGAAAAAAAGATAGACCTTACGATAGTTGGGCCAGAGCAACCTTTATCAGAGGGTATTACAGACAGGTTTGAAGAGGAAGGCCTTAAAGTTTTTGGGCATAAAAAGAGTGCAGCCATTTTAGAAGCAAGTAAAGTCTTTGCCAAAAACTTTATGAAAAAATACTCAGTCCCAACTGCAAAGTTTAAAAGTTTTGATAATGAAAAAGATGCTATAGAGTTTATTAAATCTGTTGGAGCTCCTACAGTAATAAAAGCTGATGGTCTTGCAGCAGGAAAAGGCGTTGTAGTTGCAAAAACGGAAGAA is from Sulfurihydrogenibium subterraneum DSM 15120 and encodes:
- a CDS encoding peptidylprolyl isomerase, whose protein sequence is MKKVSFILIFVLSVVGLLKAENLDDYQLFDKIVLVVNGEPVLKSDVEFAKEWYKIKDEKQAQEKIIDSILLSQQARKLGISVSPKEVDNALLSIAKANNIQDLETFKKELEKNGISYTKLREFITRDLISNKFLHFYLRDYITKGIVEGSVEDVKKIRMIYISKDRQDYESVVKLLKEKLNKNNFSEYATKYSDDKFTAENGGLLGEVKKGDLAEDLDKEVFSRKEGEIFQVDTKEGTYFIYIEKDEKKLIPKENLTEKDMEKLKREYDIYLKKLREKAVIQRFE
- the glmU gene encoding bifunctional UDP-N-acetylglucosamine diphosphorylase/glucosamine-1-phosphate N-acetyltransferase GlmU, whose protein sequence is MIDFPLIAVVLAAGKGTRFKSEKPKVVHQILGKPMLWYSLFAVRWIKPQKTVIVVGHKKDEVINAVNCDGCEFVYQENQMGTGHAVYTAKEYFKDFDGYVLIINGDTPLVRGETLHNAGEYLKALVRYEGADLTNYRGYENKSIAGVVLTARVPNPYGYGRIIKDKDHRVIKVVEEKDATNQEKQINEVNSGIYFFYAPYLIQALENLENKNAQQEYYLTDVIEILRQEEKYVYALEIPDYTEILGVNDRLQLAGVENILKERYITFWALNGTTFHNPQSVWIEFDVDLSRDVEIHQNVVLKGKTSIDEGTVIEPNCIIKNSKIGKNVKILANSYIEDSEIQDNAVIGPFARIRGGSVIKEEAVIGNFVEVKNSVIGRKTNARHLSYLGDAEVGEEVNIGAGTITCNYDGFKKHKTVIKDRAFIGSDTMLVAPITIGEEAITGSGSVITKDVPDKALAIERNQQKIIENYAEKRKKKYEKG
- the hisG gene encoding ATP phosphoribosyltransferase — encoded protein: MDKITFALPKGRLFDQTIDILKKSGILSEDIHQNTRKLILESKDYRFLVVRAKDVPVYVENGIADVGVAGDDVLLESQPDVYKPLDLKIGYCNIVVAGKPEDRDFYFSNPASLDIATKYPKITAQFFSDKGINVRIFELYGSVELAPLVGLAKFIVDIVETGTTLRENGLVVIDNIRPSTAKLIVNRGSYKLKSDKIFKILDNVEKFLRGEI
- the minE gene encoding cell division topological specificity factor MinE, with translation MSIFSFFKRNSSANKAKERLMMVLSYERKGLPPNFADILKDDLVAVFSKYPQFDSRNIEVEIKSENDRDELWISIPFANGR
- the minD gene encoding septum site-determining protein MinD, encoding MAKVYVVTSGKGGVGKTTITANVSTALAKLGKKVLCIDADIGLRNLDMILGLENRIVYDIVDVVEGRVQPQKAFVKDKRGLPLYLLPAAQTKDKDAVKPHQMVEVVESVRDEFDYIFIDSPAGIEGGFKTASAPADEAIVVVNPEVSSVRDADRIIGLLESMEKNQPKLVINRIRLHQVKKGEMLSVEDIEEILQIPKIGIVPDEEKLVDFTNKGEPIVLHEELPAAKAIMNIAKRIEGQDIPFTELEEKKGFFAKLFGR
- the minC gene encoding septum site-determining protein MinC; translated protein: MGIEIKGLTVPALLIKLDPSLSVEENINQLEKKLSSAVFKGSYAVLDYMGLELNQDNSKKIEEILKSHNTKVLGYQNTKSDNKNIPKHVNEKKSLKIINKTLRSGQSVEYDGDVLILGDVNPDAYVIASGSIIVMGALRGVVHAGANGDETSIIMALKLMPQQLRIASYIARSPDSYEEVNEPEKAYIENNQIVIEKIK
- the lysA gene encoding diaminopimelate decarboxylase, with the protein product MGDNFNDYFVYKEGKLYCEDVSIQNLASKVGTPFYIYSKKAILDQINQYKEAFKDYPTLICYALKANSNLSILKIFEEHGLGADIVSGGELYKARKAGISSNKIVYAGVGKTDVEIMYAINENILSFNVESQMELEVINEIAGKQNKKANVSIRINPDVDPKTHPYISTGLKKSKFGIDIDQALDVYKKAVKMENLNIVGIHCHIGSQIMDVSVYKESVEKTVDLVFKLKKEGVELQFIDIGGGLGVKYYPQDNPPSAFDLANTVLPIIRQTGLKLIIEPGRSLIAQAGALITKVIFTKDKKDKHFVIVDSGMNDLIRPSIYNAYHHIVTVEEKEEKMIADIVGPICETGDFFGLDREIGKVNRGDLIAILTAGAYGSSMASNYNVRPKAIEVLVDGDKYKIIKEREDYSFITKLEEEVL